Genomic window (Nicotiana sylvestris chromosome 7, ASM39365v2, whole genome shotgun sequence):
AGCCTTTTGTGGCACATATTTGTTGCGACCTATGTAAAGTCGCTATTAAAAATGtatattttgtagagacaaataaGTTGTCACAAAATGTATATATTTTCTGTGGCGACTTTGGAGAGTCGCCTCCAAATCCCTTATTTTTGTGGCAACAAATTTAGTCGCCACTGAATACTGCCACTGAAAATCTCATTTCTTGTAGTGTTTGGAGGTCAAGTCGAGAGGCAAGagcatcgcgggttagagttttgttcgatttgaggtaagtaacgattgtaaatctagtcctgagggtatgaaaccccggatttcgtATCATTTTACtcttttgaggtgacgcacatactaggtgacaggcgtgtgagcgtgcaccattggagattgtgacttagtccgttccGTAGCAACTGTAGAGTTGCGTATTTTGTTGAAAACtatatgatatctatgtgtttaGAAAGAATCCTTATAACttaggctgaatgccatgtttgggcctcgtgccagtATTGTTTGGACCCTCAGGGGCATTTTCTTACTATCCCCTCACTGTTTTAATTTGAAATCCATACTCAGTCACGATTTCTCCTGTTTACTGCATAATTCAGTTAtattactctgttttgatgcaCATAAATATTATTTTGGGCTGATATTCCCTGATTTTACTGAACTGCCCGGATGGCTTGTGAGGTTTATGACTgtgtgaggctgagggcctaatttgtgaggatattatatgggatcgggctacacgccgcaacatgtttattataggccgagggcctgattgacgCCATAATTAGTTGTAGGACTCTATATGTAATTTTCATAATTAGGATATATCATGTAAAGAGAGTCCTTTGGAGGTACAGAGTTTTTTTTTTTCGCTTTTTTTTTCTCAGATTTTCTGTTACTATTATTATTAAACAATCATCTTTCTCGGGAAAAAGAGAATACATAGTGAAAAATGGAATTGAAACACGTTATACGTAGAGTTTCTAGCCGAACAAGTCTTTACTAGTTAGACATGCATGCTGTCACTCAAGAAAAGTACAAGACAATAAATCTTTCATTTCTTCTATGTCAAAAATACAGTAAACCCTTCcttttattgtcacgaccctggtttgccctccgtgaaccatcgtgacggcacctagtctctatgactaggtaagcataaattgcagaagataaaccaatttgcggaagaaaataatttaaaacaaaaatagtgtaataaaacagcgtttaaaagtgccgcccgacatacacaatatcaactctcaaaaactaaatacatttcccaaaacccggaatctcatgatcacaagcctttgagtGTCTActagtatctaactccagaatgtctaacaaggaaagaaaatacagaagggctaatacttaaaagggagagtagaaagggactcttcgatctgcggacgcggcagatatacctcggagtctctacaagcacctcatctcaagcgtgataagtctgagtggaggtacctagatctgcacatgaaaaacatgcacagaaagggcatgagtacgccacagcggtactcagtaagtgctaagcctaacctcggtcgggtagtgacgaggaaggtcagggccctactgagattaaataaaatataagggatgacagaataagataagcagtacaattgataAAGCTAACAGttgataagaatttaatacatgATAATAAGGAAGAAAATAACTGGAACGGAgacaaaacaatcacaaggaaatatcACTCTTCAtaaggataataaccggggatctctcagtatcccgaggatctcttagtacccttaatatatgtcagggatctcttggtatcccgaggatctcttggtatcctcaatatatgctagggatctcttggtatcccgaggatctcttggtatcctcaatatatgtaccAGGGATCCCTCGATATCCcacacctcagctcaaatcataaatacgtacaggggatctcccgggatgccatcccgtagtcccaaagtaaaacacacagcatcaacacaaagaatactcaattaagctcaatttcgtaccaagtaaaacaggtaattttaacattaaggtagtttaagcaatgaagtcaattaaacatggttttttctaagctaacatcaggcttaaattgcaagtagtataaaacaggaaaaaggaacacaattgaaattacttgaGGAAAattgaattttcaacaattagatcaagtacgcactcgtcacctcacgtacaaggcatttcaattatcaaatataccaaatcctaagggaaggtcccccacacaaggttaggcaagccacttacctcgaaccagctcaaaatcaacccgaaatcatgtctttgccacgagtacttgactccaaatggccaaaatctattcaattcatttgcataatgtaaataacacttcaagtaactgattctataattaaattctaagctaatacgcgaaattaggtaaaatgaccaaaacacccctcaggccctcaggcccacatctcggaattgggtgaaatttatattttcaaaaacctcgtactctcacgagtctatacataataagaacactgaaatgggagttcaattgacccctcaaatacccatgttaaggtctcttaatctcaagccctaattactcatttttcccaaatttttcaccactaattagatctttaatcacatataaatgagttatgaagtcaaaaatgttacctccaagtgatttccctttggtttcctcaaaaatcatcctcaaaagcttcaatcccgttcaaaaatggtggaaaaatgaaaaagggtcgcggatgggctatttaaatactgcctagatttaaccctatgcgatcgcagaaataactatgcgatcgcataagacAACTTCCTCAAGCAACGCGATCGCGACCAactctatgcgattgcatagagCAAATTCCATTACCCCATTGCCACACCAAATCCGTCTACGCGAACGCAAAGGTACTTATGCGAACGCAATGACCCACAAGCTCACCCTATGCGATCACACGTctaccttcgcgatcgcgattcaCAAAAAAATGCCTGACCTCAACTtaccctacgcgatcgcggatgGACTCACGCGATCGCAGTGAACAAATCACTgctgcaaaaataccagaaaaccAGCAATCTCCCAAAGGCCAAAAGTGCCCGtttgagcatccgaaatacacctgaggcccccgagacctcaatcaaacctaccaacatatcccataacttcgttcaaacttgttccaaccttaggaacactcaaaacaacatcaaaacaccaatttagcatcggattcaagcctaagaacttcaaaaactctaaaaatacgctttcgatcaaatagtctatcaaccctcgtccgaatgacctgaaattttgcacacacgtcacattcaacactacatagctactccaacttccggaattccattctgacccttggatcaaaatctcactatcgaaccggaaacttcaaaaattcaactttcggcatttcaagcctaaattagctacggacctccaaaacacaatccgaatacgctcctaaacccaaaatcacccaacggagctaacggaaccattgaaattccattccaaggtcgtcttcatattgttccgactacggtcaaatttccaaaacttaaactctcatttagggactaagtgtcccaaaactctccgaaactccaaataaaccctcccgacaactcacaatagtagaaacaaacacgaggaaagcagttaataggggatcggagcgttaattcttaagacaaccggctgggtcgtcacatttaTTCAACATAAGATAGAGGATATAAGTAAAGGACATGCCTATATATGGCCCTTGTTATAGCTGGCAAAATTGCATCAAAAGTAAGAGTTGTAGTCTTGAATGTATAATAAGATCATTAAGTATTATTGAACTTCCTCTTCCTCTTAGAGGTAGAAAAGTTAGACGAAAAGATACTCAGAATCGCCAAAATTTATTTCCCAGTTTAATGGGACTATAATTTCGTGTAAATTTCCAagcaaagttcaaataaaaatatatgaaaacaAAGCAAAATATACTAAAACTACGAAATAAGAAGGTGGTAAAGGAGTAAATTCCAAGTATCAGGGACCCCAGGTAGGCACCAGTGGAGGCAGTCCATATGATTATAACTATAGACGGATTGGTGACCATCTGCTCTGTACTGTGACAATCTCGTTATGTTGATCAaacgaacaattgagtttgacATAGTTTTCAAAGCATTCTCCAGTTCTATTTGTCCTGGATATAAACCTCCTATACTTTGCTGTGGTCTTGTTTTTCCTTCACATCTGCATAATCAATAAAAGAttttaatttcaaaatattaatTACTACTATATATACCTTAAAGAAAAGAACAAACTAGTTAAAGAGGAAAAATGAAGGTTACTCCTTATGGTCGGGAGAAACTCCTTGAAAGAAGACTTTTGTTTTTGTGGAGTTATGATTGGAATCAGCCCATTTTGCCCATGTATTTATTGCTTTTTTGTAAAGCTCCAATCTGTCCATATCTTTGTAAGTTCTATTCCCTTCTTGAATTATATTCCAACTGCATTAATTATGAATAATTAGTAGTCCATAAACATATTTAATATAAAAAGAATGTTGAAAAATGTATTCAATGTATCTCACGTTTGTCTAGTCCCTGTGCGATTCCACCAATGCCATGTATCAAATACCAACACATCCATTTGTTTCCAAACATTTCCAGAACTTATGGAATCAATTTTCAGTACTCTTGAGCCTTTATTCGTGGCAATGTCAACAATGAGAGGATTCCCAAGATACAGTAACCAAATATTGTATTCCTACAATTTCACCAATACCTTATCAACTCATATATTCAAAAAATCATGCATGTCTTAgtggagaaaaaaaaaaaaaacaacttcCGACAAaaccttatttttttcttttgtctaCTTTGACAAAAAAATGTCAGCTGTTTGCTAGAGATTTTgtgacaaaaatgaataaaacgTGGAAACATATGAATTTAACTTGTATAAACTAACATCGTAAAGAACCTATACGCTACCAATATATTCTAATCTATTACCAATATATTCTAATCTATTGTATAACATGTAACATGCCTTATTTTCAggttactaattaatcctactatttATGAACTTATCTGTAATTATCTTTTAGGTAATCTGTTTGAATAAAATATTATTTGCAATAATATTGGTATAATAAAATCTAAACTCAAAATAATGTGGCTTACCGGGATGGTGAATGTATAATGCCTTCCAGTTCTATCAACGATATACTTAGCTTGTGGTTGTGATACATGAAGCATACAAGCAAGGGAATACCACTGATTTTGACCTAGTGAATCTCCAACAAACATGATGCGTTTCCCTTTGTATTTTAACAATAATTCGGTTCCATTAAATCTACAAGGGAAAACAAAAAAAGATCAAATATTAATTGAAGAATATCGATCGAACTCAAACTCTTTTAGTGACTAATTAAAGGATAAACAAACTTATACCTTGGCAAATTACATCCATAGGGCTGCCATCTATAGTTTAAATATTCTTTATCTAGTCGTCCATTCTTTTGGCAATCCCTTGTGTCCCCAATGAAGGGACACGTGGATGAATTATAGAGGGGATATGAGTCATCAAAAACCCAACTCCCTTTGTAAATATCACATTCGTTTGTTCCTAATAAGCTTACCTCATTGAAGATCTTGGTATTTGAATTCAAGAAAAGAGAAAGTGAAAAGATAGTTAAAAGTGTTGATATAATAGCAATGGCAGATACAGAATAACAAACAGCCATTAGAAAACTCCTAAGTCTTTTTTATAGCATCAATATTTGATGAAGTAAAATGGAGGAGGTTTGTTTTCTTTTGTATGTGTGTAATATATAGGTGAAGATGAACtgcattaaattatttttttaaatgaattaCATGCATGTGTCCATTTTTATGTTCTTATGAATTGGTAGCTTATTGAAATCCTTAATTTCTCCTCTTGGCTAAACATTTTTCACATGCTATTTCCAACTTATTCATTTGTGTTCTATCTATTCAATGGATACTGACGACTTGATTAGAAAACTTTTCACTGTCATTAATTGATTCGCAATACTAATAATATATATTCTAATTATTGCTAATAAATATGAGTTACTTTCTTCTCCTATCTGTATTCAACCTAGTTCATGCAAAGGGGTCTCTCcatgtgtgacgacccgaccagtcgtctcatgagttaccgctccgtttttcccatttatgcttctttatgctttgtttatccgtgttatgtggtatcgggttggtcggatcgaatccggaatgattttggtaagatttgagatacttagtctcttgtaagaaagcttaagttggaaaagtcaaaccggatgttgacttatgtgttagagggttcagatgtgagttccaatggttcggttagcttcgggaggtgatttttgacttaggagcgtgatcggaaggaagtttggaggttcgtagtatatttaggcttgaattggcgaagttgagattttggcaatttctggttggtatgcgagattttgatataggggtcagaatggaattccgggagttgcagtagttctgttgtgtgacttgggatgtgtgtgcaaaatttcaggtcattcggacgtggtttgattggggttttgatcaaaagcgaaaatcagaagatttttgaaagtttggcttgaatctgatgtgttttgggtgatttgatgttgtttgaggtgttttgatgattgaaacaagtttgaataaggtattaggatatgtttgtacttttggttgaggtcccgggggcctcggggtgattttggaagGTTAACAggaagtttggattgttgttgcagctgctgattgctgcttctgatatttttgcatctgcggattggggactgcaggtgcggcgccgcatatgCGAGAGAGTGGCCGCAGAAGCGACCAGAGGTATGTTTGACTAGGACCACAGAAGCGGCTAGgagaaccgcatctgcgatgtcgcagatgcaggcgaggaaccgcagatgcggatggtTGGGAACTTAAGTGATTCTGCAGAAGCGGACATTGAACCGCAATTGctgtaccgcagaagcggatatgggaccgcagatgcgaaaaggtctgggcagaaggtataaattgtcttcttcgcaaaattttgctaagtttatcattttttaagacgggaaagaggctaagaCATAGGATTTCgagaggaatcaaaggatatcagttgggtaagttccctaagcttaattacttgggtttaagatcacttttccattgtttaatcatggttttagtggagattaaggaagaaaaattggggattagggcttgatattaagagacctttaaatggggatttaagggggtcatttggactccgatttcagtgttcttgatgtgtatagactcgtggaaggataaggattctattgctgtaaaaattatcgaatttcgagacgtgggcccgagggtcaagttttggtaatttcgggatttgtgtagtattttgattattttcgcttgggcttcattcccttagcctattttgacgtcctcgttctgatttggatagatttgacgcgagtggaggccgattcgaaggGAAAGGGCATCGCGAACTAGAGATTTgactagttcgaggtgagtaatgagtgTAAATTATGTtctgaggatttgaaaccccggatttgcacatcgtagtgctatattgaggtgacgcacacgcttgatggcgatcgtggggtcgtgcactgttggggattgtgacttagtccatcccgaatgactattttatcgtgtatttgactgaaatctatttgctatcatcgtgatttgagctgaatgccatatttgggccttgtgccaactatttgaacccttcggggatttgtactggtatttcctcactgttttgactttatacttgaacttagtcgtgttatatttcactatttttcgtactcagccatgtttactctgttttaacacttacatgatcttttaaatgatatttttgggctgagaatcatgttttactattgcccgagtggcttgtgaggattttgactgagtaaggctgagggccaatgttgtgaggaaacatttgatactgattataaggccgatggcctgagatatgtatgccacgaggtggcttgattgatatgaggccgagggcctggtgaTGATggcacgaggtggcttgatattgcgcttgggccgtaagggcccctctaggagtctgtacactccagtgagcgcgggtaccaattgtgatgtgagattgagcctgaggggctggtattgttctatgtgattgcccgagaggctggtattgttctatgtgattgcccgaggggctggtattattctgagatgttgcccgagggacggatttgttgatactgtgctcgaggggcgaacctttatttgtttatcCTTGTCTTAATTTCCTGtcaaattacctgcttaattgttgaaaaggcttttcatgaagtaaattttgagttaaaggattttacttatctttcaccgGTTTAccgttttaaatggttttactgcttcattatagcatgctttgtgccttacgtgatttcttgcttttagtctgtatttatgattattactcactgagttggagtactcactttactccctgcaccctgtgtgcagattcaggcatatgtggtcccgctcccgagtgctgatcattccaGCTAAGGTGGATCtaaggagtctctaggtagttaTTGGCGTTCgtagcccggagctcttccctatcttacttcttcatgttcttagtttctgtattaaactctgtagtttgatttggagtattccggattgtttagatgctcatgactagtgacaccccggttaaggCTGTGTATGGGTATTCTTCCGCGTATTTACGTTATTATTGTTATTTCGGAtttattttctaatatttagaccatttttcttaaatgtttaactgttaataatcggaaaatgggaagtgtcagctgaccttgtcttcacgagaggcgccatcacgaccgggtccgggttaggggcatgacaagttggtattagaacctaggttacataggtctcacgagttatgagcaggtttagtagagtcttgtagatcggtacggggacgtttgtatttatcctcgagaggctgcagaaccttttggaaaaacttcatattcttgaaattcttgtcgtgcgaatttgttgatccgagtactaaacttttgttattctattctctcatagatggtgaggacacgcgctaccggtcaggatggacgaccaccagtaccaccagctatggccaccagaggccgaggacgcggccgtggtcgtggtaggggcaaagTATCTAGGGCAGCACCCGCAGATCCACCAGCttccccagttcaggatcaggtcccagtaaTGGACGCTCCTgcagcaccaactcaggcaccagctgtgcccattgtgattccgggtcttcaagaggccttggctcagaacttatcagtttgcactggcctagctcaggcggtttcagccactacagacgcaactacttctcaggccgggggaggcaatcaaactcccgccgctcgcacacctaagcaggtcgtgtagggacttcagacgccgggggcacatctagcctagccggttgcagctgctcaggagtATGTAGTTCTTGCTATGCCATAGGATAAGAAGCAtatattggagaggtttggtaggcttcagcctccgaccttcagtggtgcagagggagaggatgcctagggtttcttggataagtgctagaggatgcttcgtacaacgggtattctggagaccagcggggtcgctttcactacttatcaatttTCTAGAGCTAACTTTACTTGGTGgtaggcttttgagaggcgtaggcctgttggtgcagcaccccttacttggcaacagttctccgttctctttctggaaaAGTATATGCCGTTGTCTTGTAGAGACGAGCTGTGTatggagtttgagtggttgcgttagggagagatgactgtgacacagtacgagatgaggctccccgagttagctcgtcatgctatttggattgttttgacagatagagagaggattaggaggtttgttgatggcctcacttatcagcttcgtattctcatgatcagggagagggtgattggtgctactttcgaagaggttgtggatatttcccgtgagattgagtctgttcgtcgccaagagcgagaggagagggaggccaagatgcctcgaggatctagtagttacagtggtactccttcgagaggtcagtttcagcacggcagaggccgtccattcaggcatgctcagccagctcatcCAAGTTATTGTAGGGCATCAtcgagtcatggttctcacagttctcatcagggccagtcatcacttagtgcccttccagctcggagttcgtcccatgctccatcagtCCAAGGCTCTTCTATGtcaagtgcatctgctagttactccggtgcgaggggttcccttcagtccccttctccagcacctgggagttgttacgagtgtggtgagatgggtcatatatggaggcagtgacCTTGTCGACTtacgagttcatctcagcagaggggtcagtcatcagcttcagcgccagttactttaccaccacccacccagccagctaggggcggAGGTCAGGTAGTtaagggtcgccctagagggggtgatcgatcaggtggcggtcaggcccgtttctatgcacttccaggcagacctgatgctattgcttcagatattgttattacaggtattatttcagtctgccacagagatgcctctgtattat
Coding sequences:
- the LOC104220603 gene encoding protein trichome birefringence-like 43 isoform X2, yielding MRFNGTELLLKYKGKRIMFVGDSLGQNQWYSLACMLHVSQPQAKYIVDRTGRHYTFTIPEYNIWLLYLGNPLIVDIATNKGSRVLKIDSISSGNVWKQMDVLVFDTWHWWNRTGTRQTWNIIQEGNRTYKDMDRLELYKKAINTWAKWADSNHNSTKTKVFFQGVSPDHKECEGKTRPQQSIGGLYPGQIELENALKTMSNSIVRLINITRLSQYRADGHQSVYSYNHMDCLHWCLPGVPDTWNLLLYHLLIS
- the LOC104220603 gene encoding protein trichome birefringence-like 43 isoform X1, which codes for MAVCYSVSAIAIISTLLTIFSLSLFLNSNTKIFNEVSLLGTNECDIYKGSWVFDDSYPLYNSSTCPFIGDTRDCQKNGRLDKEYLNYRWQPYGCNLPRFNGTELLLKYKGKRIMFVGDSLGQNQWYSLACMLHVSQPQAKYIVDRTGRHYTFTIPEYNIWLLYLGNPLIVDIATNKGSRVLKIDSISSGNVWKQMDVLVFDTWHWWNRTGTRQTWNIIQEGNRTYKDMDRLELYKKAINTWAKWADSNHNSTKTKVFFQGVSPDHKECEGKTRPQQSIGGLYPGQIELENALKTMSNSIVRLINITRLSQYRADGHQSVYSYNHMDCLHWCLPGVPDTWNLLLYHLLIS